A stretch of the Lolium perenne isolate Kyuss_39 chromosome 3, Kyuss_2.0, whole genome shotgun sequence genome encodes the following:
- the LOC127344436 gene encoding uncharacterized protein isoform X2: MGLTMGKIIFGKITVDTPKHEVLHIGNGYEIRKYPPCVSAEVTYLSKDMKRGRDGGLEILADYIGAFGKPHYTKPKKIAMAAPVITSSNSGNAEATAMKAPVITSSSGAEAEAISMTAPVITGEGRDRHAGKVTMQVLLPSKYTKVEETPRPTDERVVLREVGERKYGVVKFAGLTGEKVVAERAARLKAALQKDGHVVTGPYLFSRYNPPRTPTLPPLRTNEESASSASITWHMQAIALPPP, encoded by the exons ATGGGTTTGACGATGGGCAAGATCATCTTTGGGAAGATCACGGTGGACACGCCCAAGCACGAGGTGCTGCACATCGGGAATGGTTACGAGATTCGCAAGTACCCGCCGTGCGTCAGCGCCGAGGTGACATACCTCTCCAAGGATATGAAGCGCGGCCGCGACGGCGGGCTCGAGATTCTCGCAGACTACATCGGCGCCTTCGGCAAGCCGCACTACACCAAGCCCAAGAAGATCGCCATGGCAGCACCCGTGATAACCTCGTCCAACAGCGGCAATGCAGAAGCGACCGCCATGAAAGCACCGGTAATCACCTCCTCCAGCGGCGCCGAGGCAGAGGCAATCTCCATGACGGCGCCGGTGATCACGGGCGAAGGGCGGGATAGACATGCTGGGAAGGTAACGATGCAGGTCCTGCTGCCGTCCAAGTACACCAAGGTGGAGGAGACGCCGCGGCCGACGGACGAGCGGGTGGTGCTGCGGGAGGTGGGGGAGCGGAAGTACGGGGTGGTCAAGTTCGCAGGGCTCACTGGGGAGAAGGTGGTGGCGGAGAGGGCAGCGAGGCTAAAAGCCGCGCTGCAGAAGGACGGGCATGTCGTCACGGGACCCTACTTGTTCTCCCGGTACAACCCGCCAAGAACGCCAACGCTCCCGCCGCTCCGCACCAACGAG GAGTCAGCCTCATCTGCAAGCATTACCTGGCACATGCAGGCTATCGCCCTACCTCCACCATAG
- the LOC127344436 gene encoding uncharacterized protein isoform X1: MGLTMGKIIFGKITVDTPKHEVLHIGNGYEIRKYPPCVSAEVTYLSKDMKRGRDGGLEILADYIGAFGKPHYTKPKKIAMAAPVITSSNSGNAEATAMKAPVITSSSGAEAEAISMTAPVITGEGRDRHAGKVTMQVLLPSKYTKVEETPRPTDERVVLREVGERKYGVVKFAGLTGEKVVAERAARLKAALQKDGHVVTGPYLFSRYNPPRTPTLPPLRTNEMLRWPGWSRASGEEEQLLDLGAEARGEEERHAAARMEWRRAARKSGKRRTASQRGARRRSLSRRPGSSGRKADSQRRATDQKNPFLMRKIGLAGAWARVCGGAADKSLHAMGSRLEDEVDPWRWSRGVKRAPRSTGDDDGRN; the protein is encoded by the exons ATGGGTTTGACGATGGGCAAGATCATCTTTGGGAAGATCACGGTGGACACGCCCAAGCACGAGGTGCTGCACATCGGGAATGGTTACGAGATTCGCAAGTACCCGCCGTGCGTCAGCGCCGAGGTGACATACCTCTCCAAGGATATGAAGCGCGGCCGCGACGGCGGGCTCGAGATTCTCGCAGACTACATCGGCGCCTTCGGCAAGCCGCACTACACCAAGCCCAAGAAGATCGCCATGGCAGCACCCGTGATAACCTCGTCCAACAGCGGCAATGCAGAAGCGACCGCCATGAAAGCACCGGTAATCACCTCCTCCAGCGGCGCCGAGGCAGAGGCAATCTCCATGACGGCGCCGGTGATCACGGGCGAAGGGCGGGATAGACATGCTGGGAAGGTAACGATGCAGGTCCTGCTGCCGTCCAAGTACACCAAGGTGGAGGAGACGCCGCGGCCGACGGACGAGCGGGTGGTGCTGCGGGAGGTGGGGGAGCGGAAGTACGGGGTGGTCAAGTTCGCAGGGCTCACTGGGGAGAAGGTGGTGGCGGAGAGGGCAGCGAGGCTAAAAGCCGCGCTGCAGAAGGACGGGCATGTCGTCACGGGACCCTACTTGTTCTCCCGGTACAACCCGCCAAGAACGCCAACGCTCCCGCCGCTCCGCACCAACGAG ATGCTGAGGTGGCCGGGATGGAGCAGGGCGAGCGGCGAGGAAGAGCAGCTCCTCGATCTTGGAGCGGAGGCGAGGGGCGAGGAAGAGCGGCACGCGGCGGCCAGGATGGAGTGGAGGCGAGCGGCGAGGAAGAGCGGCAAGCGGCGCACGGCGTCGCAGCGTGGGGCGAGGCGCAGAAGCCTGTCGCGGCGGCCAGGCAGCAGCGGAAGGAAGGCTGATTCCCAACGCCGAGCCACCGACCAGAAGAATCCATTTTTGATGCGAAAAATAGGCCTTGCGGGAGCCTGGGCTAGGGTTTGTGGTGGGGCTGCCGACAAAAGCTTACACGCCATGGGGTCTAGACTGGAGGATGAGGTGGATCCATGGCGGTGGTCGCGAGGCGTCAAGAGAGCGCCGAGATCGACCGGCGACGATGACGGGAGGAATTAG
- the LOC127344436 gene encoding uncharacterized protein isoform X3, protein MGLTMGKIIFGKITVDTPKHEVLHIGNGYEIRKYPPCVSAEVTYLSKDMKRGRDGGLEILADYIGAFGKPHYTKPKKIAMAAPVITSSNSGNAEATAMKAPVITSSSGAEAEAISMTAPVITGEGRDRHAGKVTMQVLLPSKYTKVEETPRPTDERVVLREVGERKYGVVKFAGLTGEKVVAERAARLKAALQKDGHVVTGPYLFSRYNPPRTPTLPPLRTNEVMFPVE, encoded by the coding sequence ATGGGTTTGACGATGGGCAAGATCATCTTTGGGAAGATCACGGTGGACACGCCCAAGCACGAGGTGCTGCACATCGGGAATGGTTACGAGATTCGCAAGTACCCGCCGTGCGTCAGCGCCGAGGTGACATACCTCTCCAAGGATATGAAGCGCGGCCGCGACGGCGGGCTCGAGATTCTCGCAGACTACATCGGCGCCTTCGGCAAGCCGCACTACACCAAGCCCAAGAAGATCGCCATGGCAGCACCCGTGATAACCTCGTCCAACAGCGGCAATGCAGAAGCGACCGCCATGAAAGCACCGGTAATCACCTCCTCCAGCGGCGCCGAGGCAGAGGCAATCTCCATGACGGCGCCGGTGATCACGGGCGAAGGGCGGGATAGACATGCTGGGAAGGTAACGATGCAGGTCCTGCTGCCGTCCAAGTACACCAAGGTGGAGGAGACGCCGCGGCCGACGGACGAGCGGGTGGTGCTGCGGGAGGTGGGGGAGCGGAAGTACGGGGTGGTCAAGTTCGCAGGGCTCACTGGGGAGAAGGTGGTGGCGGAGAGGGCAGCGAGGCTAAAAGCCGCGCTGCAGAAGGACGGGCATGTCGTCACGGGACCCTACTTGTTCTCCCGGTACAACCCGCCAAGAACGCCAACGCTCCCGCCGCTCCGCACCAACGAGGTAATGTTCCCCGTCGAGTGA